GACTATAGTGTTTAGATATTTATGCGGGATTCTCATCCTATGCGTGAGTGCTATGTTCACATTGATTATTCAATCTTACCTCCCATGTTTTGACATGATATATTTTACAACCACTTTGTATCAAACAATAACGTTTACATTTAACAtaagatttgatttaatatagTGGTCATTAACCCACTTTTGAAATATTAGTTTATGTTCATTTTATTCCTTAGGCTATGTGAAATCAATATAAACGAAAAGACTCCATTGAACATTTTACAAATAgtttaatgattatattgaataaattaaaagtgttGTGATAAGATTacatatttgataaaaatttagtgatcatcaaatcaaaaatcATGGATTTGTGATATCATTCTTTTAAGGCTAAGACAAAATGCAACAACACTAGGAAAATGGATGATGGGATTTCAAATACATGTTTAACACATGTTATCAATTGTTTCCCATGTGGTCTTGATTGGAGTGCGATGTCCTGTCTTTTTCATGACTCCATAAGCCTGAGCCTAAGCCTGAGCCTTCCTCCCTCTCACTGTCGTTCGTGATAACATGGAGTACGAAAATGCGATTGTCAGGTTCGGTGACCTTGACCAAAGCGCACGTCAGCAGCTCCCTACTTTGCGAGCTTAATGCCGACCGCCACCATCTGGTCTCCATGAACTTCGGTTGGAAGCTCTAGGCGGCGACTCCGCTTGGCAGCATTTTATCGTGTGCGTGCGAGCTTCAAGCATCGCGTTGGGCTCGTTGAGGCTGAAGAAGAGGTGAGCTGTCCAACTTTGACACTATTGAGTGAGGGAAGCGCCATCTTTCATGTGCCGTGGTTGCTCTATCATGAGGAACGTCCAAAGGCGCTCAGATGCTTGGCAACGGGTCTTCTTGTTGTTCGTGCAGCGAAATTTGTTCATAAATTACATCCAATATGTTATAGTGTTGAAGTTGATTAAATGTTGTGATAAGATTTGCTTATAATTCCATCATGAGATCGAGAGATTATTTCACGAAGAATTGTGAGGTTTAAATACTACGcgcgttattgggtgtaattggagTTTTAAAAACACCGTGAGTATTTAAGTAATTCGAGTATATAATCTCCatgtatcgcttgatttatagtggaaTTCGTCACCGCTCTCCCTGCAGACATAGATCACCATGATTGAACCGTGTAAATTTAGtgtctcatttattttcttgttctgtctattttattgttcgattgCTCGCGTTCTGCAATAATCATGATACCATTCCTTTGCAGAGTTAATGCATCATGGCTAGGCTATTTCATGCTTTTCTCATAATGATAGAATCAGAGGCAACTGGCCGTGCTTTCACGAATTAGCACCTCATTGCGACACAAGTGTGCAAGGGATCATCAAATGGGTTTAGCATTAATAAGGGCTCATGTCAACATCTGTTTTGGTGCACTGACCTCATGTGGGCGGATCTCTTAGGACAATTTTAGGTTTGTCGAGGAGCCATGAGTAGAATTGTCATGATAGAAAAATATAACATTCAATCCATActaaatgaagaatacattTATGACATGGTTTTCTATATTAGCAAAATATcaattagaatcaatcaaaatcaattaagagaAATATACAAAAATCCCATAAATATATCTATATTTCTAATGCAGAGGTCAACTTGAGTTTGGAGAAAAGATCCAACAGATGAAGTAGAAATACGTCCAACGGTGCCAcaaagaatataatatttaatgaaatgcaatttatttcaaTGTGCATAGTTTTATTCGTGGAAAACATCGAATGTATTGTCAAAAGAGCCAGCTAAAAGCGTCGGAAAAGCACCTACAAGGCGACGGGCTTCAGTGTCTTCGAGACGTGGCAGCATGTATGGGGGCGTCCGACATCCTTTTGCCgtgaaattttaggatttaatttgTCGGAGAGTAATGAATCTAGTAGTGTTGTATATTTTCCAAAGCAAATAGCAAAAGATACAGGCTTGGTAGAGGAACGGAAGCAACATGGCCTATACGACTGGCTTCGTGATGGCTACGTGGAGTGATGCGGTTCACACATGACGATAGGGTGAAGAAACGAAGCCTATGCGCATTGTTAGAAACACAGTCTGTAGAGAAAAGCGACCAATGCACATTGTTAGAAACAAACTCCATATTTCGTTCAATGATGGCTCTGACACTAAATTATGATGACTTAAAGATgtaatattctttttattaccAAATGAATAGTACATGGGCTTCACAATATGACTATCTAAAGTAGCAAAACATTAATTACAATCACCAATCAAGTAAGAGAAATACACAAAATCTCctaaatatatctatatatctAACACCAATATTCTCATGCACATCctgacaaccattcttttagtATTTGTGTTAGGATACACATGTGAGTTGTGTTATAGAAATTttacattgaaaaattgatatgatgtacaacagttaatatatcatagttgaATAATAACTTATTGACTTAAATTTTTAGGTAGAGGTAGACTTAATTGGATTATTGATGAATTCAGACTTGTGGCGATCTCCCCGAAAGAAGGTACTGGGCAAGTTGGTCAAGATTGCGATTCTTGATACTTTTaatcaaatatttgattttcttggtAACAAGCAATATGTGTTACTTGTAGGAAGGCATTTTCGGATTACAAAACTTCAAGTCTTCAACATGCTCTCTCACTCTCTATATAAACCTTGATGTCCGCAGCTCAAAAACACAAGCCTAATTTgccttcatctctctctctctctctctctctctctctctctctctctctctctctccactttgTTTGAAGAACTAACAAAGCCAAAATGGAGTCTGCAAACATTGATCATGTGACTTCTGAGATGAACCAAACCCAACCAAAATGGCAAGGCCAAGCTTGTGCAGACTTGGCAGGTCCAAAGGCAGACCAAATATGGCCCTTCGTGGAGGACTTCTTTGGCCTCAAAAGGTGGTTCCCGACCCTCACTGCTTGCACCGGGGTCGAGGGCGTCCCTGGCCAGCCTGGGTGCATCCGTTACTGTGCTGGGTTCAATAATGCCCCGTTCGACCGGGCCATCGGCCAGGCCAAGACAAGCACCCTGTATTGGGCGAAGGAGAAGCTGTTGTCGATCGACCCAGTCGCCAAGACATTAAGCTATACCATCATAGACAGCAATATCGGGTTCAACTCCTACGTAGCCACAGGCCGAGTCGTGCCTAAGGAAGAGGGGTGTTGCATCATGTGGCGGTATGAGGTCGAGCCCGTGAACGGCTGGAAACACGAGGACTTGGACCAGTGGTTCGAGTCGGCCTTGCAGGTCATGGCCAGGAGCATGGAGAAGGCTCTTCTCGGTCAAGCAAACTGATCTCGTCTGAATCTGATGATTTGCTTCTGTACTCGTATGGTAGTCTCGGGGCTGATTGATGCGGTGTGCAATAGTACGTAGTAGCTCTCTGATATTTTCGCGATAATTCGTATGGGAGacatttgatataatttataaaagttgataatttttattcgTCGGGTTCGGTTTCATAAGATTGGTCACTAATCACTATTCCCCATTTGCATTGGATTCGGCCGACTGgaggaatttttcctttttgccagAAAAATGAGCGAGAGTTATATTTGCTCAAACTGAAGATGTGATCATACATGACCGACATAATCTTGAGGCTATAATTATTTCACGGAATATAtaacatttctagaaaatattctaagaaagtcattttctaaaaagatGACGATATTTTCCAGTATTTgattaaaacttgaaaatgaactgaaaaatattttatttcatttcttgtgaaaatataatttgattttcttaaatagacATACAATATTCGAGCTTTAGTAATTTACACATGGGCAATCGCGGAACCGAACACAGGCACTAGGGTCTTAGGTCTAGCCTTAGCGGACCCAAGCATGGGAATCGGGGTTCCCGGGCTCAACCTTGTTGGACCCATGCACAGCCTTTGTGGACTCGGGCACGACCTTTGTGGAACCAAGCTCAAGTGTTGGGGATCAGAGCTTGGCTTTGGTGGACTCAACCTTGGGTGTCGAGGTATCGAGTACGGGCACTAAGGCTTTGGGCCTGGCCTTGATGGACTCGAGCACAAGTGCAGGGGTCCTGA
This genomic stretch from Eucalyptus grandis isolate ANBG69807.140 chromosome 3, ASM1654582v1, whole genome shotgun sequence harbors:
- the LOC104440326 gene encoding lachrymatory-factor synthase — translated: MESANIDHVTSEMNQTQPKWQGQACADLAGPKADQIWPFVEDFFGLKRWFPTLTACTGVEGVPGQPGCIRYCAGFNNAPFDRAIGQAKTSTLYWAKEKLLSIDPVAKTLSYTIIDSNIGFNSYVATGRVVPKEEGCCIMWRYEVEPVNGWKHEDLDQWFESALQVMARSMEKALLGQAN